The genomic interval GCACCATTCCTGTACATGGCAAACAAAAGGTTAGTCGGGCTTCAAGTCAGAAACTTATTACACTAGCCATCATTTGACTTCTTTAATTTCAAGTTCAACAATTATTATTTTTAGATACTCATCAAATACATTTTTAACATTATTGTGCAAGAATTCTCCGGCTTCTTTAAAGCAGGAGAGGTTCAACAATTTTAGATGTTAAAGAGGTATATATCGGAGATAATGTTATGATTGGTCCGAACACATTAATTACAACAGTTGGCCATCCTTTAACACCTAAAGGTCGCCGTGACCATTTAGCGCAGGCAACTGAAATCAGAATCGGCAATGACGTTTGGTTAGGAGGGAACGTGACAGTTCTTCCTGGAGTTACAATCGGAAATAATGTTGTTGTAGGGGCTGGCGCTGTAGTGACAAAAGACATTCCGGACAATTCACTGGTCTTGGGCGTTCCGGCACGTGTCGTGCGTGAACTGGAAAATGACATTGAGTAGGAGATGAGACAAAACTCAAAACAGAACCCCACATGGACTTTTACTAAAAAGAAGGTTTTGACATCACAAGATCAAGTCCAACATACACAAAATTAATAAAAATCTCATCTCCAATAGCTATTTTTTGCATAAGAAGTATATATACTTTTAAAAGCCATAATGCAATATTTATTTTAGTTTAAAATATTTTAAAGAGATTTCAATCTTTATTTTGGATTAAAAAAAGAAAATTTGAGAAGTAATTATCTAATTACTTCCACAATCATGTCCAAGTTTTCTGATTGTAAGATATCCACTTTCTTACCGGATGCTCCTACAATCTCCTTTTTGATATTCAGCATGCTTTCAGGAACTACAATCTCGCCAATTGTCAACTCATGATTTTCCTCTAAGACAGAACCTATTTCATCAATGTCTGTTGATTTTAAATATCCGATGATTTTACCCGCATCTCCCTTGAATTTAGGTCCGATTTGGGACATGTCCGGTTCGACTTCAATGATTTTTTCGTGAACTTCAGGTTTTCCGGAACTGATGGCCAAGTCGTTGATTTTTAAAGTTCCTTTAATGTCATCATTGAATTGTTTGAATATTTCAACTAAAGAAT from Methanobrevibacter sp. carries:
- a CDS encoding DapH/DapD/GlmU-related protein, encoding MIGPNTLITTVGHPLTPKGRRDHLAQATEIRIGNDVWLGGNVTVLPGVTIGNNVVVGAGAVVTKDIPDNSLVLGVPARVVRELENDIE